A portion of the Ascaphus truei isolate aAscTru1 chromosome 14, aAscTru1.hap1, whole genome shotgun sequence genome contains these proteins:
- the TMEM212 gene encoding transmembrane protein 212 isoform X1 has product MKSLYQITGRILLAFGIISIISGVFAFFPVFNYKPLFIGWSVRVACPIWNGALAISVGVLTLMAYKEWTQRSLWEATFTLGLLSVIGAPVQFTIAIASILIGPYCYYSFAGITGTNYLGYAITFPFPYAKFLNVCQDPYFYEWYFLILQIIDLLSSVAILFSSLALVIRLSARIIHLGTLNVQRHIW; this is encoded by the exons ATGAAGAGCCTTTATCAGATCACTGGCAGAATTCTACTTGCATTTGGCATTATAAGCATTATTTCAGGAGTTTTTGCCTTTTTCCCTGTTTTTAACTATAAACCATTGTTTATTGGATGGAGTGTTCGAGTTGCCTGTCCTATCTGGAATGGAGCTCTG GCTATTTCAGTTGGCGTTCTCACACTTATGGCCTATAAAGAATGGACACAGAGATCACTG TGGGAAGCTACATTCACCCTGGGGCTACTAAGTGTCATTGGAGCACCAGTTCAATTTACAATAGCCATCGCATCCATTCTTATTGGTCCATACTGCTACTACTCTTTTGCTGGGATTACTGGGACCAACTATCTTGGCTATGCAATTACATTTCCATTCCCTTATGCCAAGTTTCTGAATGTGTGCCAAGATCCTTACTTTTACGAGTGGTACTTTCTGATTCTACAAATCATCGACCTTTTGTCAAGTGTCGCCATTCTATTCTCATCTTTGGCATTAGTGATCCGACTTTCAGCGAGGATAATACATCTGGGAACCCTCAAT GTACAAAGACATATTTGGTGA
- the TMEM212 gene encoding transmembrane protein 212 isoform X2 yields the protein MKSLYQITGRILLAFGIISIISGVFAFFPVFNYKPLFIGWSVRVACPIWNGALAISVGVLTLMAYKEWTQRSLWEATFTLGLLSVIGAPVQFTIAIASILIGPYCYYSFAGITGTNYLGYAITFPFPYAKFLNVCQDPYFYEWYFLILQIIDLLSSVAILFSSLALVIRLSARIIHLGTLNI from the exons ATGAAGAGCCTTTATCAGATCACTGGCAGAATTCTACTTGCATTTGGCATTATAAGCATTATTTCAGGAGTTTTTGCCTTTTTCCCTGTTTTTAACTATAAACCATTGTTTATTGGATGGAGTGTTCGAGTTGCCTGTCCTATCTGGAATGGAGCTCTG GCTATTTCAGTTGGCGTTCTCACACTTATGGCCTATAAAGAATGGACACAGAGATCACTG TGGGAAGCTACATTCACCCTGGGGCTACTAAGTGTCATTGGAGCACCAGTTCAATTTACAATAGCCATCGCATCCATTCTTATTGGTCCATACTGCTACTACTCTTTTGCTGGGATTACTGGGACCAACTATCTTGGCTATGCAATTACATTTCCATTCCCTTATGCCAAGTTTCTGAATGTGTGCCAAGATCCTTACTTTTACGAGTGGTACTTTCTGATTCTACAAATCATCGACCTTTTGTCAAGTGTCGCCATTCTATTCTCATCTTTGGCATTAGTGATCCGACTTTCAGCGAGGATAATACATCTGGGAACCCTCAAT ATATGA